DNA from Helicobacter pylori:
AGTGGTGAGCCTTTGTTGGCCGTCAATGATGAGTAATGGGCTAGAGTGCGTATTACCATCTCGCACATACAAAATAGAACCGATAAAATGCCCATTCGCCTTATCATTTCCACCAATTTTTATAATATCATCCCATAATTGTTCGCATTGTTCCTTTTTCCAACTATACAACCTCTGATAGATAGGAATGACAAATTGATTGTTTTGATTTTCTTCAAAAAATCCTAATAGTGTAGTTGCGTCTGCTTTCATAATACACTCCTTGATTTAGAGGATTTTACCGCATGCATCTTAATCAAACTGGATACAGATTTTACTTTTTTTACCCCATAAATGCTATAATCACCCCTATCAATTAAACTCAATTCATAACAATTAAAGGTGGTTAATGATAGTAAGAACTCAAAATAGCGAAAGCAAGATCAAAGAGTTTTTTGAATTTTGCAAAGAAAATGAAGTGGAATTTGTGGATTTTAGATTCAGCGATATTAAAGGCACTTGGAACCATATCGCTTATTCTTTTGGGGCTTTAACGCATGGCATGTTTAAAGAGGGGATCCCTTTTGATGCGAGCTCTTTTAAAGGTTGGCAAGGCATTGAACATTCTGATATGATTTTAACCCCTGATTTGGTGCGTTATTTCATTGACCCTTTTAGCGCGGATGTGAGTGCAGTCGTGTTTTGCGATGTGTATGATGTGTATAAAAACCAGCCTTATGAGAAATGCCCTAGAAGTATCGCTAAAAAAGCCTTACAACATTTAAAAGATTCAGGTTTGGGCGATGTGGCTTATTTTGGTGCGGAGAATGAATTTTTTATCTTTGATTCTATTAAGATTAAAGATGCTTCTAATTCCCAATACTACGAAGTGGATAGCGAAGAGGGCGAATGGAATAGGGATAAAAGCTTTGAAAATGGCGTGAATTTTGGGCATAGACCGGGCAAGCAAGGAGGCTATATACCTGTGCCGCCAACGGATACGATGATGGATATTCGCACAGAAATCGTGAAAGTCTTAAACCAAGTAGGGCTAGAAACTTTTGTTGTCCATCATGAAGTCGCGCAAGCGCAAGGCGAGGTGGGCGTGAAATTTGGGGATTTAGTGGAAGCCGCTGATAATGTCCAAAAACTCAAATATGTGGTTAAAATGGTCGCTCATTTAAACGGGAAAACCGCCACTTTCATGCCAAAACCTTTATATGGGGATAACGGAAGCGGGATGCACACCCATGTGAGCGTTTGGAAAAACAACGAAAACCTTTTTAGCGGCGAAACTTACAAGGGCTTGAGCGAGTTTGCCTTGCATTTTTTAGGGGGCGTGTTGCGCCACGCTAGAGGGTTAGCCGCTTTCACTAACGCTTCCACTAATTCTTACAAACGCCTAATTCCTGGCTATGAAGCCCCATCCATTTTAACTTATTCGGCTAATAACAGGAGTGCGAGCGTGCGTATCCCTTATGGGATTTCTAAAAACAGTGCTAGGTTTGAATTCAGGTTTCCTGACAGCTCATCAAACCCCTACTTGGCTTTTGGGGCTATTTTAATGGCGGGCATTGATGGCGTTAAAAACAAAATGGATCCCGGCGAAGCG
Protein-coding regions in this window:
- the glnA gene encoding type I glutamate--ammonia ligase, which codes for MIVRTQNSESKIKEFFEFCKENEVEFVDFRFSDIKGTWNHIAYSFGALTHGMFKEGIPFDASSFKGWQGIEHSDMILTPDLVRYFIDPFSADVSAVVFCDVYDVYKNQPYEKCPRSIAKKALQHLKDSGLGDVAYFGAENEFFIFDSIKIKDASNSQYYEVDSEEGEWNRDKSFENGVNFGHRPGKQGGYIPVPPTDTMMDIRTEIVKVLNQVGLETFVVHHEVAQAQGEVGVKFGDLVEAADNVQKLKYVVKMVAHLNGKTATFMPKPLYGDNGSGMHTHVSVWKNNENLFSGETYKGLSEFALHFLGGVLRHARGLAAFTNASTNSYKRLIPGYEAPSILTYSANNRSASVRIPYGISKNSARFEFRFPDSSSNPYLAFGAILMAGIDGVKNKMDPGEAMDINLFKLTLDEIREKGIKQMPHTLRRSLEEMLADKQYLKEGQVFSEEFIQAYQSLKFNAEVFPWESKPHPFEFITTYSC